From one uncultured Bacteroides sp. genomic stretch:
- a CDS encoding peroxiredoxin: MRSLVGKQAPKFSAAAVVNGHEIVENFSLEQYKGKKQVVFFFYPMDFTFVCPTELHAFQEKLSEFEKRNVAVVGCSVDSEHSHFAWLQTPKNQGGIQGVTYPIVADFSKSISESFGVLAGSYAPDENGNWVCEGAPVAYRGLFLIDKEGVIRHSVINDLPLGRSVDEAIRIVDALQHFEEYGEVCPANWSKGKDALQATEGGVADYLSKH, translated from the coding sequence ATGAGATCATTAGTTGGAAAACAGGCACCTAAATTTAGTGCAGCAGCAGTAGTTAACGGACATGAAATAGTAGAAAACTTCTCTTTGGAGCAGTACAAAGGTAAGAAACAAGTAGTATTCTTTTTTTATCCAATGGATTTTACTTTTGTTTGTCCAACAGAACTTCATGCTTTTCAAGAAAAACTATCCGAATTTGAAAAGAGGAATGTTGCAGTAGTAGGTTGCTCAGTAGATTCTGAACATTCACATTTTGCATGGTTACAGACCCCTAAAAATCAAGGAGGTATTCAAGGAGTTACTTATCCGATAGTAGCCGACTTCTCTAAATCAATATCAGAAAGTTTCGGTGTATTGGCTGGTTCTTATGCTCCCGATGAAAATGGCAACTGGGTGTGCGAAGGTGCTCCTGTGGCATATCGTGGTTTGTTTCTTATAGATAAAGAAGGGGTTATACGTCATTCAGTTATTAACGATCTTCCATTAGGACGTAGCGTAGACGAAGCTATCCGTATAGTAGATGCTTTGCAACATTTTGAAGAATATGGTGAGGTGTGCCCCGCAAACTGGTCGAAAGGCAAAGATGCCCTTCAAGCTACAGAAGGCGGAGTAGCCGATTATTTAAGCAAGCACTAA
- a CDS encoding RNA-binding protein — translation MNIYIGNLSYRVRESDLRQVMEEYGTVDSVKLIVDRDTKKSKGFAFVEMSDDNEANQVIKELNGAEYEGRQMVVKEALPRK, via the coding sequence ATGAACATTTACATTGGAAACCTAAGCTATCGCGTTAGGGAATCGGATTTGAGACAAGTTATGGAAGAATACGGAACAGTTGATTCTGTTAAATTGATCGTAGACCGCGATACTAAAAAATCCAAAGGATTTGCGTTTGTGGAGATGTCTGATGACAACGAAGCAAACCAAGTTATCAAAGAGCTGAACGGTGCTGAATATGAAGGCCGTCAGATGGTAGTGAAAGAGGCTTTGCCTCGCAAATAA
- a CDS encoding FGGY-family carbohydrate kinase produces MFLLGYDIGSSSVKASLINAETGKCVASAFFPKTEANIIAVAPGWAEQDPESWWENLKLATQAVLTESGASAPEIKAIGISYQMHGLVCVDKNQHVLRPSIIWCDSRAVPYGQKAFDILGEQQCLSHLLNSPGNFTASKLAWIKDNEPAIYNQIYKIMLPGDYIAMKLSGEICTTVSGLSEGMFWDFKNNSLAAFLMDYYGFDTSLIADIKSTFSEQGQVNRVAAKELGLKEGTPITYRAGDQPNNALSLNVFNPGEIASTAGTSGVVYGVNGEVNYDPQSRVNTFAHVNHTTEQTRLGVLLCINGTGILNSWVKRNIAPEGLSYNEMNVLASKAPIGSGGISVLPFGNGAERMLNNKEIGCSIRGIDFNSHGKHHIIRAAQEGIVFSFKYGIDIMEQMGISVKKIHAGHANMFLSSIFRDTLAGVSGAVIELYDTDGSVGAAKGAGIGAGIYKDNNEAFATLEKLDVIEPNVAKRQEYADAYARWQHRLEKSLGK; encoded by the coding sequence ATGTTTTTATTAGGATATGATATTGGTAGCTCTTCTGTTAAGGCGAGCTTGATAAATGCAGAGACAGGAAAATGTGTAGCTTCGGCTTTCTTTCCGAAGACGGAAGCGAACATCATTGCTGTAGCTCCCGGGTGGGCGGAACAAGATCCAGAGAGTTGGTGGGAGAATCTAAAGTTGGCCACACAAGCTGTACTTACGGAATCCGGAGCAAGTGCACCTGAGATTAAGGCTATCGGTATTTCTTATCAAATGCACGGCTTAGTGTGCGTGGATAAAAACCAGCATGTGTTGCGTCCTTCTATTATTTGGTGTGATTCTCGTGCGGTGCCCTATGGACAAAAGGCTTTCGACATATTAGGTGAACAGCAGTGCCTATCTCACTTGCTCAACTCTCCTGGTAACTTTACTGCTTCTAAACTGGCCTGGATAAAGGATAATGAACCGGCTATCTATAATCAGATATATAAGATTATGTTGCCTGGAGATTATATTGCAATGAAACTTAGTGGTGAGATTTGTACTACTGTTTCCGGATTATCCGAAGGAATGTTTTGGGACTTTAAGAATAATTCTCTGGCTGCTTTTCTGATGGATTATTATGGTTTTGATACCTCTTTAATTGCTGACATTAAATCTACTTTCTCCGAGCAAGGGCAAGTAAATAGGGTAGCAGCTAAAGAACTGGGATTGAAAGAGGGGACACCTATTACTTATCGTGCTGGTGATCAGCCGAATAATGCACTATCGCTGAATGTATTCAACCCTGGAGAAATTGCTTCCACTGCAGGAACTTCCGGTGTCGTATATGGCGTAAATGGTGAAGTTAATTATGATCCACAATCACGTGTTAACACGTTTGCACACGTAAATCATACTACAGAACAAACTCGATTAGGTGTGTTGCTTTGTATAAACGGAACGGGTATTCTTAATTCTTGGGTGAAACGAAACATAGCACCTGAAGGTCTCTCATATAATGAGATGAATGTGCTTGCTTCTAAAGCTCCCATTGGTAGTGGAGGAATCAGCGTTTTGCCTTTTGGTAATGGCGCCGAGCGCATGTTGAATAACAAAGAAATAGGTTGCAGCATTCGTGGAATAGATTTCAATTCGCATGGTAAACATCATATCATTCGTGCAGCACAAGAGGGCATTGTGTTCTCCTTTAAATATGGTATAGATATTATGGAGCAGATGGGTATTTCGGTAAAGAAGATCCATGCCGGACATGCCAATATGTTTCTTAGCTCTATCTTCCGCGACACACTGGCAGGTGTTTCGGGAGCTGTGATTGAACTCTATGATACGGATGGTTCTGTGGGGGCTGCTAAAGGTGCTGGTATTGGTGCAGGCATTTATAAGGACAACAATGAGGCTTTTGCAACACTTGAAAAGTTAGATGTGATAGAACCGAATGTTGCAAAACGACAAGAATATGCGGATGCTTATGCTCGGTGGCAGCATCGGCTGGAGAAGTCATTGGGCAAATAA
- the ileS gene encoding isoleucine--tRNA ligase, producing MSKRFAEHSQFDLSQVNKDVLKEWDENGVFAKSMTEREGCPSFVFYEGPPSANGMPGIHHVMARSIKDIFCRYKTMKGFQVKRKAGWDTHGLPVELGVEKALGITKEDIGKKIAIAEYNAACRKDVMKFTKEWEDLTHKMGYWVDMNDPYITYDNRYIETLWWLLKQLYNKGLIYKGYTIQPYSPAAGTGLSTHELNQPGCYRDVKDTTVVAQFHIKNPKPEMALWGVPYFIAWTTTPWTLPSNTALCVGPKIDYVAVQSYNAYTAQPITVILAKALLNAHFSPKAAGLALESYKQGDKLIPFKVIAEYKGTDLVGMEYEQLIPWVNPGEGAFRVIPGDYVTTEDGTGIVHIAPTFGADDAQVAKVAGIPPLQLINKKGELRPMVDLTGKFYKLDEIDETFMNERVNVELYKEYAGRFVKNDYDPNLTEKDETLDVSICMMMKAANQAFKIEKHIHNYPHCWRTDKPILYYPLDSWFIRSTACKERMMELNKTINWKPESTGTGRFGKWLENLNDWNLSRSRYWGTPLPIWRTEDNSSEICIESVEELYNEIEKSVVAGFMRSNPYKDMGFIPGEYNKDNYEKIDLHRPYVDDIILVSQDGKPMKRETDLIDVWFDSGAMPYAQIHYPFENKELLDSHQVYPADFIAEGVDQTRGWFFTLHAIATMVFDTVSYKAVISNGLVLDKNGNKMSKRLGNAVDPFSTIEKYGSDPLRWYMITNSSPWDNLKFDIEGIEEVRRKFFGTLYNTYSFFALYANVDGFEYKEAEIEMAERPEIDRWILSVLNSLIKEVDTCYNEYEPTKASRLISDFVNDNLSNWYVRLNRKRFWGGEYSQDKLSAYQTLYICLETVAKLMAPIAPFYADRLYMDLISVTGRDNVASVHLAKFCEYKEDLIDKELEVRMQIAQDVTSMVLALRRKVNIKVRQPLQCIMIPVVDEEQKLHIEAVKTLIMNEVNVKGINFVDEAAGVLIKKVKCDFKKLGPKFGKQMKAIAIAVDGLSQEAIAELEKNGKYRLVLDNEEVVIDASDVEIFSEDIPGWLVANEGKLTVALDVTVTEELRREGIARELVNRIQNIRKSSGFEITDKIRISLSKNQQTDDAVNEYNNYICTQVLGTSLKLADKVEDGTELNFDDFSLYVNVIKE from the coding sequence ATGAGTAAAAGATTTGCTGAACATTCTCAGTTCGACCTATCGCAGGTAAATAAAGATGTGCTAAAGGAATGGGACGAAAACGGAGTTTTCGCTAAAAGTATGACTGAACGTGAAGGTTGTCCTTCATTTGTGTTTTATGAAGGGCCACCGTCAGCTAACGGAATGCCGGGCATTCACCATGTAATGGCACGCTCTATTAAAGATATTTTCTGTCGTTATAAAACAATGAAAGGCTTTCAGGTAAAACGTAAAGCCGGTTGGGATACGCACGGATTACCAGTGGAGTTGGGCGTTGAAAAGGCTTTAGGCATTACAAAAGAAGATATAGGTAAAAAAATAGCAATAGCTGAATATAATGCTGCTTGTCGTAAAGATGTGATGAAGTTCACCAAAGAATGGGAAGATCTGACTCACAAAATGGGCTATTGGGTAGATATGAATGATCCTTATATCACATATGATAACCGTTACATTGAAACCCTTTGGTGGTTATTGAAACAACTTTATAATAAAGGGTTAATTTATAAGGGATATACTATTCAACCTTATTCGCCGGCAGCGGGAACGGGGCTTAGCACTCATGAGCTAAACCAACCGGGGTGTTATCGGGATGTGAAAGATACCACGGTGGTGGCTCAGTTCCATATAAAGAATCCCAAGCCGGAAATGGCTTTGTGGGGAGTTCCTTATTTCATAGCGTGGACTACTACTCCGTGGACATTACCTTCGAATACTGCTTTATGTGTCGGCCCAAAGATAGATTATGTTGCTGTGCAATCTTATAATGCATATACAGCTCAGCCTATTACGGTAATATTGGCTAAAGCATTGCTTAATGCGCACTTTAGCCCTAAAGCTGCCGGGCTGGCACTTGAAAGTTACAAGCAGGGCGACAAGCTGATTCCTTTTAAGGTGATAGCAGAATATAAAGGAACCGATCTTGTAGGCATGGAATATGAACAGCTTATACCGTGGGTAAATCCGGGTGAAGGGGCCTTCAGAGTAATTCCTGGCGACTATGTTACAACGGAAGACGGAACAGGCATTGTGCATATAGCACCAACATTTGGTGCAGATGATGCGCAAGTGGCTAAGGTAGCTGGCATTCCGCCATTGCAACTCATTAATAAGAAGGGGGAATTACGCCCGATGGTAGACCTCACGGGTAAATTCTATAAGTTAGATGAAATAGACGAAACGTTTATGAATGAACGGGTTAATGTTGAACTTTACAAAGAATACGCAGGACGATTTGTGAAGAACGACTACGATCCTAATCTTACGGAGAAAGATGAAACGCTCGACGTTTCTATCTGCATGATGATGAAAGCGGCCAATCAAGCATTTAAAATAGAAAAACATATCCATAACTATCCGCATTGTTGGCGTACGGATAAGCCGATACTTTACTATCCGTTGGATAGTTGGTTTATTCGCTCTACTGCCTGCAAGGAACGTATGATGGAACTTAATAAAACCATTAACTGGAAACCTGAATCTACCGGAACGGGGCGTTTTGGCAAATGGCTCGAAAATCTTAATGACTGGAATCTGAGTCGTTCGCGTTACTGGGGTACTCCTTTGCCAATTTGGCGTACAGAAGATAACAGTAGTGAGATCTGTATTGAATCGGTAGAAGAACTTTATAATGAAATAGAAAAATCTGTTGTTGCCGGATTCATGAGATCGAATCCTTATAAGGATATGGGCTTTATTCCGGGAGAGTATAATAAAGACAATTACGAAAAGATAGATCTTCATAGGCCGTATGTAGATGACATAATCCTCGTGTCTCAAGATGGTAAACCGATGAAACGTGAAACAGACCTGATAGATGTTTGGTTTGATTCCGGAGCGATGCCTTATGCTCAAATACATTATCCGTTTGAGAATAAAGAATTGTTAGATAGCCATCAGGTATATCCAGCTGATTTTATTGCTGAAGGAGTAGATCAAACTCGCGGCTGGTTCTTCACATTGCATGCTATTGCAACAATGGTGTTTGATACAGTATCTTATAAAGCAGTTATTTCAAATGGCTTGGTGTTGGATAAGAACGGCAACAAGATGTCTAAACGTCTGGGCAACGCTGTCGATCCTTTCTCTACGATTGAGAAATATGGCTCCGACCCACTGCGCTGGTACATGATAACTAATTCATCACCTTGGGATAACTTAAAGTTCGATATAGAAGGAATTGAAGAGGTGCGTCGCAAGTTTTTCGGCACCTTATATAATACGTATTCATTTTTCGCTCTTTATGCTAATGTAGACGGCTTTGAATATAAAGAGGCTGAAATAGAGATGGCAGAACGCCCTGAGATAGATCGATGGATTCTTTCTGTTTTGAATTCATTGATTAAAGAAGTTGATACTTGTTATAATGAATACGAACCGACTAAAGCCAGTCGTCTTATTTCTGATTTTGTGAACGACAATCTTTCTAATTGGTATGTTCGGTTGAATCGTAAACGTTTCTGGGGTGGAGAGTATTCACAAGATAAATTATCAGCTTATCAAACTCTGTATATCTGTTTAGAAACTGTGGCTAAATTGATGGCGCCTATTGCACCTTTTTATGCCGATCGTCTTTATATGGATTTAATTTCTGTTACCGGAAGAGATAATGTTGCTTCCGTTCACTTGGCCAAATTTTGCGAATATAAGGAAGATCTGATAGATAAAGAGTTGGAAGTGCGCATGCAAATAGCACAGGACGTTACTTCTATGGTATTGGCTTTGCGTCGTAAAGTTAATATTAAAGTACGCCAACCTTTACAATGCATCATGATTCCGGTAGTCGATGAAGAACAAAAGTTGCACATTGAGGCGGTAAAAACGCTTATCATGAATGAAGTGAACGTAAAAGGAATTAATTTTGTTGATGAGGCTGCCGGTGTGTTAATTAAGAAAGTGAAATGTGATTTTAAGAAACTTGGCCCAAAATTCGGCAAACAAATGAAAGCAATTGCAATTGCTGTTGACGGATTGTCTCAAGAAGCGATTGCCGAGTTAGAAAAAAACGGGAAATACAGATTGGTTCTTGATAATGAAGAAGTTGTCATAGATGCTTCAGATGTGGAGATCTTTAGTGAAGATATACCTGGATGGCTGGTAGCCAATGAAGGCAAATTGACAGTAGCATTGGATGTAACGGTTACAGAAGAGTTGCGCAGAGAAGGAATTGCCCGCGAATTGGTGAACCGTATTCAAAATATTCGTAAGTCGAGTGGTTTTGAAATCACAGATAAAATAAGAATTAGTCTCTCTAAAAATCAGCAAACGGATGATGCAGTGAACGAATATAATAACTATATTTGCACCCAAGTTTTAGGAACGTCCCTCAAACTGGCAGATAAGGTAGAAGACGGCACTGAATTAAATTTCGACGATTTTTCTTTATATGTCAATGTTATTAAAGAATGA
- the xylE gene encoding D-xylose transporter XylE produces the protein MNYTNDGSKLYLYSITTVAILGGLLFGYDTAVISGAEKGLEAFFLTATDFQYDKVMHGITSSSALIGCVIGGAMSGVFASRLGRRNSLRLAAILFFLSALGSYYPEFLFFNYGKPNMELLIAFNLYRVLGGIGVGLASAVCPMYIAEIAPSNIRGTLVSCNQFAIIFGMLVVYFINYLILGGHENPILDKDSVTGILTVNSASDMWSVNEGWRYMFGSEAFPAGLFGLLLFFVPKSPRYLVMMQQESRAFSVLEKVNGTLKAKEILSEIKETAHQKTEKLLTYGLTVIVIGILLSVFQQAIGINAVLYYAPRIFENAGAEGGGMMQTVIMGVVNILFTLVAIFTVDKFGRKPLLIIGSIGMAIGAFAVALCDGMGIKGILPVFSVIVYAAFFMMSWGPICWVLIAEIFPNTIRGKAVAIAVAFQWIFNYIVSSTFPALYDFSPMFAYSLYSAICVIAAIFVWRWVPETKGKTLEDMSKFWKK, from the coding sequence ATGAATTATACAAATGACGGTAGTAAACTCTACCTTTACTCTATCACAACAGTAGCCATCCTCGGAGGGCTACTGTTTGGCTATGACACAGCAGTGATCTCCGGTGCCGAGAAAGGGCTTGAAGCCTTCTTTTTAACGGCAACCGACTTCCAGTATGATAAGGTGATGCATGGCATTACTTCTTCCAGTGCTTTGATCGGTTGCGTTATTGGCGGTGCCATGTCAGGTGTGTTTGCTTCACGCTTGGGACGTCGTAATTCGCTAAGGTTAGCTGCTATTCTGTTTTTCCTCTCTGCACTAGGTTCATATTATCCTGAATTCTTGTTTTTTAACTATGGTAAACCTAACATGGAGTTGCTGATTGCTTTTAATCTTTATCGTGTACTCGGCGGAATCGGAGTAGGTTTAGCATCTGCTGTTTGCCCTATGTACATTGCAGAAATAGCTCCTTCTAATATTCGTGGTACTCTTGTATCGTGTAATCAGTTTGCTATTATTTTTGGTATGCTGGTTGTTTATTTTATAAATTATCTCATTTTGGGAGGTCATGAAAATCCTATTCTCGACAAAGATAGCGTAACGGGTATTCTAACTGTGAATTCAGCCTCGGATATGTGGTCTGTCAATGAAGGATGGAGATATATGTTTGGCTCTGAAGCCTTTCCCGCAGGATTATTCGGCTTGTTACTTTTCTTTGTTCCTAAAAGTCCGCGTTATCTGGTGATGATGCAGCAGGAAAGCAGAGCGTTTTCCGTTTTAGAAAAGGTCAATGGTACATTAAAAGCCAAAGAAATTCTTTCAGAAATAAAGGAGACTGCACATCAGAAAACAGAAAAGCTACTTACTTATGGACTTACGGTCATTGTAATTGGCATACTTTTATCCGTGTTTCAGCAGGCTATTGGTATCAATGCAGTACTATACTATGCACCACGAATATTTGAAAATGCAGGAGCCGAAGGTGGCGGAATGATGCAGACGGTAATTATGGGAGTGGTAAATATCTTGTTTACGTTGGTAGCGATCTTTACTGTCGACAAATTTGGGCGTAAGCCATTGCTTATTATTGGTTCTATTGGTATGGCAATAGGTGCTTTTGCTGTTGCTTTATGTGATGGAATGGGAATAAAAGGTATATTACCTGTCTTCTCTGTTATCGTATATGCTGCATTCTTTATGATGTCATGGGGGCCTATTTGTTGGGTCTTGATTGCTGAAATTTTTCCAAATACCATTCGCGGTAAAGCGGTTGCTATTGCTGTTGCCTTTCAGTGGATATTTAATTACATTGTATCGTCTACTTTTCCTGCACTTTATGACTTTAGCCCTATGTTTGCTTATAGCCTTTATAGTGCTATTTGTGTTATTGCGGCAATCTTTGTGTGGCGCTGGGTACCAGAGACTAAAGGTAAAACGTTGGAGGACATGAGTAAATTCTGGAAGAAATAA
- the xylA gene encoding xylose isomerase: MATKEFFPGIGKIKFEGKESKNPMAFRYYDAEKAINGKKMKDWLRFSMAWWHTLCAEGGDPFGGGTKVFPWNANSDKLQAAKDKMDAGFEFMQKIGIGFYCFHDVDLIGETDTIEEYEANLKVIVAYAKQKQQETGIKLLWGTANVFSHARYMNGAATNPDFDVVARAAVQIKNAMDATIELGGSNYVFWGGREGYMTLLNTDQKREKDHLAKMLTMARDYARAKGFKGTFLIEPKPMEPMKHQYDVDTETVIGFLKAHGLEKDFKVNIEVNHATLAGHTFEHELAVAVDNGMLGSIDANRGDYQNGWDTDQFPIDQFELIQAMVQIIRNGGLGNGGTNFDAKTRRNSTDLDDIFIAHIAGMDVMAHALENAAALLNESPYKKMLANRYASFDAGKGKEFETGKLTLEEVVAYAKANGEPKQTSGKQELYEAILNMYC; this comes from the coding sequence ATGGCAACAAAAGAATTTTTTCCTGGAATAGGAAAAATTAAGTTTGAAGGAAAAGAAAGCAAGAACCCTATGGCGTTCCGTTATTATGATGCCGAAAAGGCGATTAATGGCAAGAAAATGAAAGATTGGTTGAGATTTTCTATGGCTTGGTGGCATACACTTTGCGCAGAAGGTGGCGATCCATTTGGTGGTGGAACAAAAGTCTTTCCATGGAATGCTAATTCTGATAAATTGCAGGCTGCAAAAGATAAAATGGATGCCGGATTTGAATTTATGCAAAAGATTGGTATTGGTTTTTATTGTTTCCATGATGTCGATTTAATTGGTGAAACCGATACGATTGAAGAATATGAAGCCAACCTAAAGGTTATTGTAGCTTACGCAAAGCAAAAACAACAAGAAACGGGCATCAAATTGCTTTGGGGTACTGCCAATGTATTTAGTCATGCTCGTTATATGAACGGTGCTGCTACTAACCCTGACTTTGATGTTGTGGCTCGTGCTGCTGTACAGATAAAGAATGCCATGGATGCAACTATTGAATTGGGAGGATCTAACTACGTGTTTTGGGGTGGCCGCGAAGGCTATATGACTTTACTTAACACTGATCAGAAACGTGAGAAAGATCACTTGGCTAAAATGCTTACAATGGCTCGCGATTATGCCCGTGCTAAAGGATTCAAAGGAACTTTCCTTATTGAACCTAAGCCAATGGAACCAATGAAGCATCAATATGATGTGGATACCGAAACGGTGATCGGTTTCCTTAAGGCTCATGGTTTAGAAAAAGACTTTAAAGTTAACATAGAGGTTAATCATGCTACTTTGGCCGGACACACTTTTGAACATGAATTGGCTGTGGCTGTAGATAATGGTATGTTAGGATCAATTGATGCCAATCGTGGTGATTATCAGAATGGATGGGATACAGATCAATTTCCTATCGATCAGTTTGAACTTATTCAGGCGATGGTGCAGATTATCCGCAATGGTGGTTTAGGTAACGGTGGAACAAACTTTGATGCGAAGACTCGTCGCAACTCTACTGACCTCGATGATATTTTCATTGCACATATTGCCGGCATGGATGTTATGGCACATGCATTGGAAAATGCTGCTGCGTTGCTAAACGAATCTCCTTATAAGAAGATGCTTGCGAATCGTTATGCTTCATTCGATGCTGGTAAAGGCAAAGAATTTGAAACAGGCAAATTGACACTGGAGGAAGTTGTGGCTTATGCTAAAGCAAATGGAGAACCTAAACAGACCAGCGGTAAGCAAGAATTGTATGAAGCAATTCTGAACATGTATTGCTAA
- a CDS encoding ectonucleotide pyrophosphatase/phosphodiesterase, whose product MKKLIAFLFLLNIMLGVQAKLKETNYTILVSLDGFRWDYTTMYHTPFLNQIAAHGVKATMLPSFPASTFPNHYTLVTGLVPDHHGIVNNTFWDAKTHQRYSMSDSTTRNNPNYYLGEPIWITAQKQGVKTGSIYWVASDIPIKGSFPTYYKSFSKKPFLNFEQRIDTVVSWLQKPITERPKLILLYFEEPDHTGHLFGPESNETKVTVEHLDSLIGTLVTKIKALAIGKRVNLIITSDHGMTKISNDRLIDMNLFLKPEWCEIIDGRTPTSIFTKAGYRDSVYQTLKKVAHISVWKKEEIPAELNYGSSDRIGDIVVTPDLGWQFSDKGSNLKGAHGYFPQNTDMQVIFRACGPDFKKGYSSKKFINTNIYPLLAHLLDITPKKTDGQFCRIKDLLIPLF is encoded by the coding sequence ATGAAAAAACTTATTGCATTTCTTTTTTTACTGAACATAATGTTAGGCGTCCAGGCTAAGCTAAAAGAGACAAACTACACTATTCTCGTTTCGCTTGATGGCTTCCGTTGGGATTATACTACAATGTATCACACTCCCTTTTTAAACCAGATAGCTGCTCACGGGGTAAAAGCAACGATGTTACCCTCTTTTCCTGCATCTACTTTCCCCAACCATTATACGCTGGTTACCGGTTTAGTTCCTGATCATCACGGCATAGTGAATAATACGTTTTGGGATGCAAAAACTCATCAACGATACTCTATGAGCGATTCTACCACAAGAAATAATCCCAATTACTATTTGGGCGAACCCATTTGGATTACGGCTCAAAAACAAGGGGTAAAAACAGGAAGTATTTATTGGGTCGCATCAGATATTCCTATAAAAGGTAGCTTCCCTACTTATTACAAATCGTTTTCAAAAAAACCTTTCCTTAACTTTGAGCAACGCATTGATACCGTAGTCTCATGGCTTCAGAAACCAATTACTGAGCGTCCTAAACTGATTCTGCTCTATTTTGAAGAGCCCGACCATACAGGACACCTTTTCGGGCCAGAAAGTAACGAAACAAAAGTCACAGTAGAACATTTAGACAGCTTGATTGGAACGTTAGTTACTAAAATAAAAGCTTTAGCCATAGGCAAACGGGTGAATTTGATTATAACCTCCGACCATGGAATGACAAAAATAAGTAATGACCGTCTAATAGATATGAATCTTTTCCTGAAGCCTGAGTGGTGCGAGATAATCGACGGACGTACTCCCACTTCGATATTTACAAAAGCCGGTTATCGCGATTCTGTATACCAAACGCTGAAAAAAGTAGCACACATTAGCGTATGGAAGAAAGAAGAAATTCCGGCAGAATTAAATTACGGAAGCAGTGATCGTATTGGTGATATTGTTGTGACTCCAGATCTGGGTTGGCAATTCTCCGATAAGGGCAGTAATCTAAAAGGTGCCCACGGGTATTTTCCACAGAATACTGATATGCAGGTTATATTTAGAGCTTGCGGCCCCGATTTCAAGAAAGGTTATTCATCCAAAAAGTTTATAAATACAAATATTTATCCACTATTAGCACATTTACTCGACATCACACCAAAAAAAACAGATGGACAGTTTTGCCGGATAAAAGATTTACTTATTCCCTTATTTTAA
- a CDS encoding MFS transporter has translation MNSLQSRATGGTMFGILLALSFSHLLNDTLQSVISAIYPLLKDSLSLSFAQIGLITLVYQISASVFQPLVGVYLDRKPNPWFLPIGMSFTLVGLMILAFADTLHIVFLSVFLVGIGSSILHPEASRLTSLASGGKRGLAQSLFQVGGNLGGSLGPLLAALVIAPYGQRHVALFSILAVLAIIGMYPICRWYKRILQISGKRSGSAGKIAQSPFTKKKIVVSLLILLVLIFSKYIYMASLTNFYTFYLMHKFGVSIQTSQFYLFAFLFAAALGTLLGGPIGDRVGRKYVIWVSILGVAPFTLLMPHANLFWTCILSICIGLILSSAFSAILVYAQELLPMKLGLISGLFFGLAFGIAGIASAVLGNIADIKGIEYVYQICAYMPLLGLVTYFLPNIKSTH, from the coding sequence ATGAACAGTCTGCAATCCAGAGCCACTGGTGGAACCATGTTTGGTATCCTGCTGGCATTAAGTTTTTCACACTTATTAAACGACACGCTACAATCTGTAATTTCGGCTATATACCCTCTGCTTAAAGATAGTTTATCACTTAGTTTTGCCCAAATCGGGCTAATAACCTTAGTTTATCAAATCTCGGCATCAGTATTTCAACCACTTGTAGGCGTATATCTGGATAGAAAGCCTAATCCATGGTTTCTCCCTATCGGTATGTCGTTTACACTTGTAGGATTAATGATTCTCGCTTTTGCTGACACTTTGCACATTGTCTTTCTTTCAGTTTTTCTGGTCGGTATCGGGTCTTCTATTTTGCATCCTGAAGCCTCGAGACTCACATCATTGGCCTCTGGAGGCAAACGTGGCTTGGCACAATCATTATTTCAGGTAGGCGGCAATCTGGGAGGATCATTAGGTCCGCTACTCGCAGCATTAGTTATCGCCCCCTACGGCCAACGACATGTTGCTCTGTTTTCCATTTTGGCCGTACTGGCCATAATAGGAATGTACCCTATTTGTCGTTGGTACAAAAGGATATTACAAATATCTGGTAAAAGAAGTGGAAGTGCCGGGAAAATAGCGCAGTCACCATTTACAAAGAAAAAAATAGTCGTTTCATTGCTCATCTTATTGGTACTTATTTTCTCGAAGTATATTTATATGGCCAGTTTAACCAATTTCTACACTTTTTACTTGATGCATAAATTCGGTGTGTCTATTCAAACTTCACAATTTTATCTTTTTGCATTCTTGTTTGCTGCTGCACTAGGCACACTATTGGGCGGCCCTATAGGTGACCGCGTGGGACGCAAATATGTTATTTGGGTATCTATTCTGGGGGTAGCCCCTTTTACACTACTCATGCCTCACGCCAACTTATTTTGGACATGTATACTCAGTATATGCATAGGACTCATTCTTTCTTCCGCTTTTTCTGCCATTTTGGTTTATGCACAAGAACTATTGCCAATGAAACTGGGACTCATATCCGGCTTATTTTTCGGCTTAGCTTTTGGTATCGCCGGCATAGCTTCTGCCGTTTTAGGTAATATTGCTGATATTAAAGGCATTGAGTATGTATATCAAATTTGCGCCTACATGCCCCTATTAGGACTGGTAACTTACTTCCTGCCAAATATTAAAAGTACCCATTAG